In the Candidatus Chlamydia sanziniae genome, TTAAATAATAGCACGAATTCTTCTATCTACCCTGAAGGAAACCTTACACGCACATCATCAAATATACAAGGAAGCCAGGCTCTTTTTTTCGGACAAACCTTAAACAGCATGTTGTACCTGATAGTTTTCTGTATAAATGTTATGTTTCTTATAAGGTTAGTACGTCAATACTACCGTTATCATCGCCGCTAAAAATAATTGTTTTTTAGAAACATTGGGAAAAATCATAGTTTATTTACCCTCAGTAAGGCAATAAGGACAGACTTTTAACCGCTTATCCCAAGATTTCTCAATGATTTTTATGGCGACTTGCTCATGGTTGGCATTATAAGCCAAATATTGAGCCCCTAAACCTGTCTTATTTAAAAACTCTTGAAATGCCTTAAATTCATGGCTTTCATAACCTGGAAAGTTATAAAACTCATCAAAAACAATAATAGTTCCTGGACATATTCTAGAACCAAAAGCTTCAAAAGCCGTTACTGATGACGAATACAACTCACAATCAATATGTAAAAAAGCAACTTTTTCTTTTGGATCCACAGTTTGTGCAAAATTTATTAAAGTATCTTTAAACCATCCTTTAATGAGTTTTACGTTATGTAAAACAGGGGGAAGAAGATTTGGATTTCCAAAGGCAAAAGTACCTGCAATAAAAGTTTTATCTTTTCTCACCCAAGGCTCGGGTAACCCCTCAAAAGAATCAAATCCAAAGATCGTCTGATGAGGATTTAATGCCGCAAGAAAATTGGCACTCCTCCCAGTACACACCCCAAGATC is a window encoding:
- a CDS encoding TylF/MycF/NovP-related O-methyltransferase, encoding MLIHKILFLLLYGFTYQTALCSVEQVDLVQLLQINIPFAASPQPGHQLYHFASGDKPYENSETAKIFVKQYLSNAVPLLSDVEVLRYGSDSVELKGLYIDLGVCTGRSANFLAALNPHQTIFGFDSFEGLPEPWVRKDKTFIAGTFAFGNPNLLPPVLHNVKLIKGWFKDTLINFAQTVDPKEKVAFLHIDCELYSSSVTAFEAFGSRICPGTIIVFDEFYNFPGYESHEFKAFQEFLNKTGLGAQYLAYNANHEQVAIKIIEKSWDKRLKVCPYCLTEGK